Proteins co-encoded in one Erinaceus europaeus chromosome 2, mEriEur2.1, whole genome shotgun sequence genomic window:
- the CTXN3 gene encoding cortexin-3, protein MDGGQPVPSLLVPLGNTSSDSSMSMEQKITFVFVILLFIFLGILIVRCFRILLDPYRSMPTSTWADGLEGLEKGQFDHALA, encoded by the coding sequence ATGGATGGGGGGCAACCTGTCCCATCACTCTTAGTGCCCCTTGGGAATACATCATCAGACTCTAGCATGTCTATGGAGCAGAAAATAACATTTGTTTTTGTGATTCTGTTGTTTATTTTCTTGGGCATCCTCATTGTCAGGTGCTTCCGGATTCTTCTGGACCCATATAGGAGCATGCCAACCTCAACCTGGGCAGATGGACTTGAAGGCCTAGAGAAAGGGCAGTTTGACCATGCCCTTGCTTAG